The DNA segment GGAGGACCCGCCCCCTTACCGCCGCAGTCCCGTGCTGCGCGGCCCCCGCCACCTGCTCATCGAGGACGGGCGGTCCGGCGGGCGAGAGCGGCGGTAGCGCGGGTTCTCACCGGTGCCCCGTCCGTTCGCCCCCGGCGGCCGGGCCGTCGGGAAAATGCCTGGCCCGTCGACGGAGTCGGTTGCGATCATGGGGAGTTCGTCTGCCCCGCCTGTCGTGAGGATGCCCTGATGGTGCCTGCTGTTCCCGCCGGTCCCGCGGATCCGACCGTGTTGCATCCGATGCCCGAGCAGCCGCGGGTGGTGCTGTTGAAGCCGTTGGTGACCTCGCCGCTGATCGAGGTGGGGGAGTTCACCTACTACGACGACCCGGACGATCCGACGGCGTTCGAGACCCGCAATGTGCTGTACCACTACGGGCCGGAGAAGCTGGTCATCGGGAAGTTCTGTGCGCTGGGGGAGGGGGTGCGGTTCGTGATGAACGGGGCCAACCACCGGATGGACGGGCCCTCGACGTTCCCCTTCCCGATCATGGGCGGTTCCTGGGCCGCGCACTTCGACCTGATCACCGGGCTGCCCGGCCGGGGCGACACCGTGGTGGGCAACGATGTCTGGTTCGGCTACCGGGCCATGGTGATGCCCGGTGTCCGGATCGGCCATGGCGCGGTCATCGCGTCCGGCTCCGTCGTCGTCGACGACGTTCCGGACTACGGGGTCGTCGGCGGCAACCCCGCCCGCCTGATCCGCCGTCGCTTCGACGACGCGGACATCGCCCGGCTGCTGGAAGTGGCCTGGTGGGACTGGCCGCTCGACCACCTCACCGCACACCTTCCGGCGGTCATGTCCGGCAGCGTCGACGCGTTGGAGGCGGCCCGCCCCGGGGAGCGGTGACCGCGTCGCGGGGCGGGCCGGGCGGTCCGCGGGCGTGCCCGGCCGGGTTCAGGGGGTCGGCAGGCCGGGCCCGGTGCAGTGGACGTCGGTTCGCGGGACGGTTCCGTCGAGCAGGTACGCGGCGGCCGTGCCGTCCACGCAGGCGTTGCCGCGGCTGGCGAACACGCCGTGGGAGTAGTCGTCGTGCAGGGAGACGAGCCGCGAGCCGGGCAGGCGCCGTTGCAGTGCCAGGGCGCCCCGGACGGGGGTGACGGGGTCGTGCGTGGAGGCGATGAGCAGGACGGGCGGGGCGTCGGGGCTGCCGAGCGGTGTGCGGCGTGCGGGACGGTGGTGCCAGTAGGCACACACCGAGGCTTCCACACCGGTGAGCACCGGTTGCGGGTCGAGGCGGCGTATCCGTCGGATGTCGGCGGTGACGCGGGCGGGTGCCGGTGCCGGTCCGTCGGCGCACTTGACGGTGCGGTTGGCGGCCTCGTAGGTGCGTGAGGCGGCGCCGTCGAAGGGCTCCGCCGGGCGCAGCGGGCCGGTGGTCCCGTCGCGCAGATACGTCCGCAGGCCGTCGGCGAGGCCCGTCCAGCGTTCGGCGCGGCCCAGCGCGCGGTACACGGCGCGGTCGAACTCCGCGGCACCGAAGCCGTCCACGGGATGCTTCGCGAGACCGTCCCGCACCCGCTGGTAGGCGGTACGCACCGCCGCGCCGTCGGCACCGAGCGCGAAGCGCCGGTGGTGCCCGGCGGCCCAGGCGAAGAACACGTCCCGCTGCCGGATCAGCGCCCGGCCCTGCACGAGGTCGAAGTCGTACCACGACCAGGGGCCGACGACGCTGTCCAGCACCATCCGGCCGACCCGCTGCGGGAAGAGGGCGGCATAGGCCGCGCCGAGGTAACTGCCGTACGAGACGCCGAGGAAGCCGATCCGGGGTTCGCCGAGCGCCGCGCGCAGGGCGTCCATGTCGCGGGCGGTCTCGGTCGTCGACAGGTGCGGCAGGGCGTCCGCGACGCCGCGGGCGCAGTCGTCCGCGGTCCTGCGGAGGGTGGCGAGGTGGGCCTTCTCGGCGGGCCGGCTCGCCGGGACGGGGTCCGGCGCGGGGGCGTCGAAGAGGCCGCCCATCGGGCCGCAGTCGGCGGGGGCGCTCGCGCCGGTGCCGCGGGGGTCAAAGCCGATCACGTCGTACGCCCGCCGTACGCGTTCCGGCAGTTTGGCGCGCTTGGTGACGGCATAGGGCAGGCCCGAGCCGCCGGGACCTCCGGGGTTGACCAGCAGGACGCCCCGTCGGTCGGACGCCGGTCCCGAGGCGCGGACCCGGGAGACCGCGATGTCGAGGTGCTTGCCGTCCGGGCGGTCCCGGTCCAACGGCACGCTCAGGCGGCCGCATTCGACGTGTGCGGGCGCGGGCGGGTCCGGTACGGAGTCCGGGCAGGGGCCGAAGCGGAGGGCGGCGGCCGGGGGAGTGGCGTGCACGGGGGCCGCGGGGAGCAGGGCGGCGGTGGCCGTCAGGGCGCAGAGCAGGCCGGTGCGGCGGAGGGCAGGAAGCACGGATTTCGCCTTCGGGAGTGCGGCGGAGGGGCCGCTGAGCGGATGTAGCGATGAAAATGATTATCGTTTACAGTAATGGCCGGTCAAGCCCGGCGGTCTCGTCATGCCGCGGCATCACCGTCACCCACCGCCGCCACCCGTGCGGACAACGCTTGCGAAGAAGGGACACCGTGGCTCATCTGCTGATGGTCGAGAGCTGGGTCGGAGCGATGAGCAGGCTGCTGCCACGCGCGATCCGTGAGGGCGGGCACGAGTTCACCTTCCTCACCCGCGACCTGCACCACTACCTGCGCACCGCCCCCGAGGGCACCGCCCACCCCCTGCTCGGCGCCCGCCATGTGCTGACCGCCGACACCAACGACCTCGCCACACTGCTGCCCTACGTGGCGCGGCTGCAGCCGGCGCTCGGCTTCGACGGGGTCCTCACCTCCTGCGACTACTACCTCCCGACCGCCGCCCGGATCGCCGCCCGCCTCGGCCTGCCCGGCCCGGCGCCCGAGGCCGTCGAGAACGCCTGCCGCAAGGACGCCACCCGCCACCTGCTCGCCGCCGCGGGGATACCCGGGCCGCGCTACGCGGTCTGCGCGGACCGCTCCGAAGCCGCCGCCGCGGCCGCGGAGATCGGCTATCCGCTGGTGCTGAAGCCGGTCGACCTGTGCGCGGGGATGTTCGTCCGGCGCGTCGACGACGAAGCGGAGCTGATCCGCGCCTGCCGCGCGCTCGACGGCTTCCCCGTCAACGCCCGAGGGCAGCGCAGGGCGCCCGTGATCCTCCTCGAAGAGCTGCTCCACGGCCCCGAAGTCAGCGTCGAGACCGTCACCTTCGACGGCGGCACCGAGGTGATCGGGATCACCGACAAGAGCGTCGGCGGGGCACCGGCCTTCATCGAGACCGGCCACATGTTCCCCGCGGCGCTGCCGGCGGCCGACGCGACGGCCGCGCAGGAGACGGCCGTCCGGGCGATCGAGGCACTCGGGCTCGACGGCGTCGTCGCGCACACCGAGATCAAGCTGACGCCGGACGGCCCCCGCCTGGTCGAGGTCAACCCCCGCCCCGCGGGCAACCGCATCACCGAACTGATCCGCCACGTCACCGGCATCGACACCGCCGCCGCCTGTGTGGACGTCGCCCGGGGACAGCGGCCCGACCTGCGGACACGGGAGACCGGACTGCGCAGCGCGGCCATCGGTTTCGTGGTGCCGCAGACCGCCGGCGTGCTGGAGGCGGTGGACGGCGCCGACCTCGTGGGCGCGGCGCCGGGAGTACTGGAACTCCAGCTCGCCGAGCCCGGCACGGCCGTCAAGGAGGCCGGCAGCAACAACGCCTACCTGGGACACGTCATGGCCGGTGACGCCGAGGGCCCGGACGCGCGCCGGCGCGTCGAGGCGCTGCTGTCCCAGCTGCGCCCGCGGGTGGTGAACCGATGAACCCGCTCGTCACCCGCACCCCGGACCCCGACGCCCCCGTCCCCGCCGCTCCGTTCGACGCCCCCGCCGCTTCCTACGACGACCTCGTGGCCCGCGTCCTGGACGGCGAGTTCGGGCCCGCCCCGCGCAGCCACCGGATCTCCGTCGCCTTCAGCACCCGCCAGGCCGTACGCCATGACGGCCGCGGCGGCGGCTACCGCAACGAGGTGCTGAGCCTGCGGCTCGCGGCGGCGGTCGGCTCCTGCGCCGTGGAGCCCGGAGAACTGCCGGACGCGGCCGTCGAGGACTGCGTCGGCGCGGACCTCGCCCACCTCCTGGAACACGAGCTGCGGCCCGTGCGGGTGGCCGCCCTCGACGCGTATCTGATGCACGTACGCCCGCACACGCCCGCGAACGGCGCCCGGCCCTGGTCGCTGCCCGCCGGGTCGTCGCTGCGCAAGTCGCGGGCCAGGGCGCGGGCGGTCACCGCCCTGGTCGATGCCCCGCCCGGCGCCCGGGTGCTCGTGGTCGGCGTCGTCAACTCGCTGCTGGAGGCGCTGCGGGAGCGCGGAATGCCGTACGTGCCCTGCGACCTCAAGGGCGGCACGACGGAGTGGGGCGAGCCCGTACGCACCGACGCGCTCGCCGAGGCGGAGCGCTGCGACGCGGTCCTCGCCTCCGGCATGACGCTCGGCAACGGCAGCTTCGAACCGCTGCGGGAACACGCCCGGCGCCACGGCAAACCTTTGGTGATGTTCGCCCAGACCGGCAGCGCGGTACTGCCGCGGTTCCTCGGCTCGGGGGTCAGCGCGGTGTGCGCCGAGCCCTACCCGTTCTTCTGGCTCGACGGCGGACCGGGGCTCATCCACCGCTACGGCACCACGGCACCGGGAGCCGCCCGGTGACCACCGCCGTCGCACCGCCCACCGGCAACCGCGCACTCCTCGGCCTGCTCGGCCGCACCCCGCTCGCCCGCGTCACCACCGACCTGCCCTGCCCGCACCCCGGCTTCTGGGCCAAGCTCGAAGGGCTCGGCGCGGGCGGCATGAAGGCGCGAGCCGCCGTCTCGATGCTGCTCGGCGCCGAGGAACGCGGCGAACTGCGCCCCGGCGCCCCCGTCGTGGAGTCCACCTCCGGCACCCTCGGCGTCGGCCTGGCCTTCGCGGGACAGGCACTCGGCCACCCCGTCGTCCTGGTCGGCGACACCGAACTGGAACCCTCCATGCGCCGCCTGCTGCGCACCTACGGGGTCCGGCTCGAACTGGTCGACCGGCCCGCGGCCGAGGGCGGCTGGCAGGCCGCCCGGCTCGCCCGGCTGCGGCACCTGCTCGCCGAACTCCCCGGCGCCTACTGGCCCGACCAGTACAACAACCCCGACAACGTGGCCGGCTACGCCTCCCTCGCCGCCGAGATGGCAGCCGAACTCGACCACCTCGACGTCCTGGTGTGCAGCGTCGGCACCGGCGGCCACAGCGCCGGAGTCGTCGCCCCGCTGCGCCGGCACTGGCCGCGGCTGCGCCTGATCGGCGTGGACGCCACCGGATCGACCATCTTCGGCCAGCCCGCCAGGGCCCGGCTGATGCGCGGCCTCGGCAGCAGCATCCACCCGCGCAACGTCGCCTACGACGCGTTCGACGAGGTGCACTGGGTCGGCCCGGCCGAGTCCGCCGCCGCCTGCCGCAGGCTCGCCGCCGGCAACTTCGTCAGCGGCGGCTGGAGCACCGGCGCCGTCGCCCTCGTCGCCGCATGGGCCGCCCGCGTCCACCCCGGAGCCGTGGTCGCCACGGTCTTCCCGGACGGGCCGCAGCGCTACCTGGGCAGCGTCTACGACGACGACTTCACCACCGCCCACGGCCTGGACCTGACCCGCGCCGCCGCCCGGCCCGTCGAGATCCCGCACCCGCGGGCGGCGGAGGCGACCGGATGGACACGCTGCCGCACGGTCGCCGACCCGCTCGCACCCCCGGCCGCCGAAGGCCGCCAGGACCCTCCCGCCACCCCGCTCCCCGCCGCGACCGGCCCCCGCCCCGTCCCCACCGCCCCCGCCGCGGAGTCCCCCCGAACCGCCCGCCGCACCACCCGGAAAGAAGCCCCGTGAAGGTCAGCCAGCGCACCGTACGACTCGCCCTCAGCGAACCGCTGCGCATATCCCGCTCCACGATGGCGGCCCGCGACGCCGTCTGGCTCGCCGTCGAACACGACGGCCGGCACGGCCACGGAGAAGCCGTCACCAGCACCTACTACGGCCTGGACACCGCCACCCTCGGCCGGCTGCTGCACACGGCCGGACGCGAACTCGCCCGCTGCACCGACCCCGAGAGCGCGCTCGACGCGCTGCGCGCGGGCGATCTGCCCGCACCCGGCACGCCCCCGGCGGTGACCGCGGCCGTGGAGTCCGCACTCCTCGACCTCGTCGGCAAGCGCGCCGGCGCCCCCGTCCACCGGCTGCTGGGCAGCACCGCGCCGCCGCGCGCCGCCACCGCCCGCACCCTCGGCATCACCTCCTGCCGCGCGGCCGCGGAACAGGCCGCCCGGCTCGCCCGGCAGGGCTTCTCCGTCCTCAAGCTCAAGGCCGGTGCCCCGGACCCCGAGGACGACCTCGACCGGGTACGCGCCGTCCGCCGCGCCGCGCCGCACGCCCGGCTGCTGCTCGACCCCAACGGCGCCTGGCACCCGGCCCTGGCACAGGACCTGCTGCCCCGCTACGCCGACCTCGGCATCGAGGCCGTCGAGCAGCCCCTCGCCCCCGGCGACCCCGAGACGCTGGCCCGCCTCGCCGCGCGCTCGCCACTGCCGGTCATCGCCGACGAGGACGCCGCCGGCCCCGACGACGCCCGGCGGCTGGCCGGCCGGGTGCACGGCATCAACGTCAAGCTCGCCAAGTGCGGCGGCGTCACCGCCGCACTGCGCATCGCCGACCTGATCGCCGGCAGCGGCACCGACCTGATGCTCGGCTGCCTCACCGCCAGCTCCCTGGGCCTCGCCCCCGCCGTCCACCTCGCCGACCGGGCCCGCTGGACCGACCTCGACGGCCACCTGCTGCTCGCCCACGACCCCTGGACCGGCATCGGCGGCACCGACGGCACGGTGGAGGCCGGCCGGCAACCAGGGCTCGGAGTGCGGCCGGTCCGCGATGCGGAGGCCGCACGGTGAAGATCTGGCACGAGATACGCCGGTTCCCGTTCGCCATCCGCCTGTTGCTCATCAACCAGCTCGGCGTGAACACCGGCTTCTATCTGCTCATCCCGTACCTCGCGGTGCACCTGGGGGAGGACCTGGGGATGTCCGCCGCGGTCGTCGGCATCGTGCTCGGCGTCCGCAATCTGAGCCAGCAGGGGCTGTTCCTCATCGGCGGCTCGGCCTCCGACCGGCTGGGCGCGCGCGGCGTCATCATCGCCGGCTGCGCACTGCGCACCGTCGGCTTCGGGCTCTTCGCGCTCGGCGACGGCCTGGCCGTACTCGTCGCCGCGTCCGTCCTCAGCGGGCTCGCCGGCGCGCTGTTCAACCCCGCGGTCCGCGCCTACCTCGCGCAGGCGGCGGGCGACCGCAAGGCCGAGGCCTTCGCCCTCTTCAACGTCTTCGCGACCACCGGAGCCCTGGTCGGGCCGCTGCTCGGCAGCGTCCTGCTGCTCGTCGACTTCCGGGCCGCCGCGCTCACCGCCGCCGCCCTCTTCGCGCTGCTCACCGTCGCCCAGGCCCTGGTGCTGCCGCCCTGTACGGTCGCCCCGGCCGAGAACAGCGTCCTCGGCGACTGGCGCGAAGTGCTCGGCAACCGCGTCTTCCTGGCCTTCGCCCTGGCCATGGTCGGCATGTTCACCCTGCAGAACCAGCTCTATCTGCTGCTGCCCGACGGCGCCCGGCGGGCGACCGGCTGGGACGGCGCGGCCGGTCTCGTCTTCCTCGTCGGAACCGTCGCCAACCTCGCGCTCCAGCTGCGGATCACCCGCGCACTCAAGGGACGTGGCGACCGGGCGCGGTGGATCTGCGCCGGGCTCGCGCTGATGGGTCTCGCCTTCCTCCCGCCGATGGCCGTCGCCGGACCGGCACCGCCGCCCGCCGGCCCCGGCGCCGCCGCGCTGCACGCACTGCCCGTCCTGGCCGGGGCGCTGCTGCTCTACCTGGGCGTG comes from the Streptomyces angustmyceticus genome and includes:
- a CDS encoding PLP-dependent cysteine synthase family protein, which gives rise to MTTAVAPPTGNRALLGLLGRTPLARVTTDLPCPHPGFWAKLEGLGAGGMKARAAVSMLLGAEERGELRPGAPVVESTSGTLGVGLAFAGQALGHPVVLVGDTELEPSMRRLLRTYGVRLELVDRPAAEGGWQAARLARLRHLLAELPGAYWPDQYNNPDNVAGYASLAAEMAAELDHLDVLVCSVGTGGHSAGVVAPLRRHWPRLRLIGVDATGSTIFGQPARARLMRGLGSSIHPRNVAYDAFDEVHWVGPAESAAACRRLAAGNFVSGGWSTGAVALVAAWAARVHPGAVVATVFPDGPQRYLGSVYDDDFTTAHGLDLTRAAARPVEIPHPRAAEATGWTRCRTVADPLAPPAAEGRQDPPATPLPAATGPRPVPTAPAAESPRTARRTTRKEAP
- a CDS encoding mandelate racemase/muconate lactonizing enzyme family protein, which translates into the protein MKVSQRTVRLALSEPLRISRSTMAARDAVWLAVEHDGRHGHGEAVTSTYYGLDTATLGRLLHTAGRELARCTDPESALDALRAGDLPAPGTPPAVTAAVESALLDLVGKRAGAPVHRLLGSTAPPRAATARTLGITSCRAAAEQAARLARQGFSVLKLKAGAPDPEDDLDRVRAVRRAAPHARLLLDPNGAWHPALAQDLLPRYADLGIEAVEQPLAPGDPETLARLAARSPLPVIADEDAAGPDDARRLAGRVHGINVKLAKCGGVTAALRIADLIAGSGTDLMLGCLTASSLGLAPAVHLADRARWTDLDGHLLLAHDPWTGIGGTDGTVEAGRQPGLGVRPVRDAEAAR
- a CDS encoding MFS transporter encodes the protein MKIWHEIRRFPFAIRLLLINQLGVNTGFYLLIPYLAVHLGEDLGMSAAVVGIVLGVRNLSQQGLFLIGGSASDRLGARGVIIAGCALRTVGFGLFALGDGLAVLVAASVLSGLAGALFNPAVRAYLAQAAGDRKAEAFALFNVFATTGALVGPLLGSVLLLVDFRAAALTAAALFALLTVAQALVLPPCTVAPAENSVLGDWREVLGNRVFLAFALAMVGMFTLQNQLYLLLPDGARRATGWDGAAGLVFLVGTVANLALQLRITRALKGRGDRARWICAGLALMGLAFLPPMAVAGPAPPPAGPGAAALHALPVLAGALLLYLGVMIAQPFVMELIPAFGRAELTGTYFGLFYVVSGIAAAVGNTVIGWAMDTGEHTRTPWLPWACALAFGLASAAGVGWLHRLRALPGRTTEETTAATTAATTAGKA
- a CDS encoding alpha/beta hydrolase, with protein sequence MLPALRRTGLLCALTATAALLPAAPVHATPPAAALRFGPCPDSVPDPPAPAHVECGRLSVPLDRDRPDGKHLDIAVSRVRASGPASDRRGVLLVNPGGPGGSGLPYAVTKRAKLPERVRRAYDVIGFDPRGTGASAPADCGPMGGLFDAPAPDPVPASRPAEKAHLATLRRTADDCARGVADALPHLSTTETARDMDALRAALGEPRIGFLGVSYGSYLGAAYAALFPQRVGRMVLDSVVGPWSWYDFDLVQGRALIRQRDVFFAWAAGHHRRFALGADGAAVRTAYQRVRDGLAKHPVDGFGAAEFDRAVYRALGRAERWTGLADGLRTYLRDGTTGPLRPAEPFDGAASRTYEAANRTVKCADGPAPAPARVTADIRRIRRLDPQPVLTGVEASVCAYWHHRPARRTPLGSPDAPPVLLIASTHDPVTPVRGALALQRRLPGSRLVSLHDDYSHGVFASRGNACVDGTAAAYLLDGTVPRTDVHCTGPGLPTP
- a CDS encoding ATP-grasp domain-containing protein, giving the protein MAHLLMVESWVGAMSRLLPRAIREGGHEFTFLTRDLHHYLRTAPEGTAHPLLGARHVLTADTNDLATLLPYVARLQPALGFDGVLTSCDYYLPTAARIAARLGLPGPAPEAVENACRKDATRHLLAAAGIPGPRYAVCADRSEAAAAAAEIGYPLVLKPVDLCAGMFVRRVDDEAELIRACRALDGFPVNARGQRRAPVILLEELLHGPEVSVETVTFDGGTEVIGITDKSVGGAPAFIETGHMFPAALPAADATAAQETAVRAIEALGLDGVVAHTEIKLTPDGPRLVEVNPRPAGNRITELIRHVTGIDTAAACVDVARGQRPDLRTRETGLRSAAIGFVVPQTAGVLEAVDGADLVGAAPGVLELQLAEPGTAVKEAGSNNAYLGHVMAGDAEGPDARRRVEALLSQLRPRVVNR
- a CDS encoding CatB-related O-acetyltransferase → MVPAVPAGPADPTVLHPMPEQPRVVLLKPLVTSPLIEVGEFTYYDDPDDPTAFETRNVLYHYGPEKLVIGKFCALGEGVRFVMNGANHRMDGPSTFPFPIMGGSWAAHFDLITGLPGRGDTVVGNDVWFGYRAMVMPGVRIGHGAVIASGSVVVDDVPDYGVVGGNPARLIRRRFDDADIARLLEVAWWDWPLDHLTAHLPAVMSGSVDALEAARPGER
- a CDS encoding Rossmann-like domain-containing protein, which encodes MNPLVTRTPDPDAPVPAAPFDAPAASYDDLVARVLDGEFGPAPRSHRISVAFSTRQAVRHDGRGGGYRNEVLSLRLAAAVGSCAVEPGELPDAAVEDCVGADLAHLLEHELRPVRVAALDAYLMHVRPHTPANGARPWSLPAGSSLRKSRARARAVTALVDAPPGARVLVVGVVNSLLEALRERGMPYVPCDLKGGTTEWGEPVRTDALAEAERCDAVLASGMTLGNGSFEPLREHARRHGKPLVMFAQTGSAVLPRFLGSGVSAVCAEPYPFFWLDGGPGLIHRYGTTAPGAAR